GAGGGGGAGACAGGGAGACGCGGGGACGCGGAGACAGGGAGAGGGGTGATGCGAACGTCACTCCCGATTTCACGTCTCACTGCCTCCCCATCACCCCCTCTCTCCCTTTTCCCCTCTCCCCATCTTCCCATCACCCCGTCTCCCTGTCACCCCCTCTCCGTGTCTCCCCCTCTCCGCGTCTCCCCCTCTCCGCGTCTCCGCGTCTACACCGGGCGGATAATCCGCAGCACGTTCCCCCCGAGGATGGCGTTGCGCTCCTCCGGAGTGAGGTCCAGCTCCTCGATCAGGTCCCGGTGCGCCCGGTCCACGCCGAAGGTGGTACCGGCGCGGCCGTTACGGCAGGGGAAGTCGGTGCCGAGCAGTAGCTGGCGCCAGTGCCGGCGGGCGAAGGCCAGGGTGTAGGTCAGGTCGCGGCTCAGAGCTCGCAGTCCGGACCCGGCGGACACGTCGGCGTACAGGTTGGGGTACCGGGCCAGCATCTGATCCACGCGCCCCGGCTCCTCCACCGGCCCTTCGGGATAGGCGGTGCCCTCGGGTGGGTTGGCCGCCATGTGGGCCCACCAGGCCGGCCCGTGGGCAATGAAGCGAGTCCGCGGGAAGGCGCGCACCATCTCCTCGAACCCGTCAATGTCCCGGTTGATGTTGTCGTCCAGGTGGAGCAGCACCGGCAGGCCTGCCTCGCCGCAGAGGCCGTAT
The DNA window shown above is from Anaerolineae bacterium and carries:
- a CDS encoding amidohydrolase family protein, whose protein sequence is MIVDVHTHLTAAAIGRTMDGPEEPPFPAYAFAPSCREAVNKVPNLAYLDTAGVDMAVLLPLPVPPGAQVPPFVTTETVLEHAREHPDRFIPFGTFDPRQPGLAYADEVKRLVDSGCRGFGEWKPNPPTDSMRVDDPRIQEVYGLCGEAGLPVLLHLDDNINRDIDGFEEMVRAFPRTRFIAHGPAWWAHMAANPPEGTAYPEGPVEEPGRVDQMLARYPNLYADVSAGSGLRALSRDLTYTLAFARRHWRQLLLGTDFPCRNGRAGTTFGVDRAHRDLIEELDLTPEERNAILGGNVLRIIRPV